One Phragmites australis chromosome 23, lpPhrAust1.1, whole genome shotgun sequence DNA window includes the following coding sequences:
- the LOC133906129 gene encoding F-box protein At3g12350-like yields MPKSQGARAHRDLTSRCHRVDARDPNPRSLIATMGSSPTAAAGSGTALEDLPEDALLSILTLLAPSDAAAATCACRRLAAAASSPALPLALALRLGLPPPPRPLLPPASCPATARRLLRSLHRLRRLLGLWRRLPSVSTSQFPPSPSLAAFEWAPSATLAASLLAPSSAYGGGVEVSKSPFVTLSIAESGDTVAAIGDMPVCVNFVGNNHIVVEAAAVNVEGEEMVSGSPPEEIYAHFANRRSPGAGRRRRGRQGRRGGGMEAEHFVRIADAEPTKARPLQGLWKGICEDRTLEFYLVTYDDIGGVTCQRFSDTRSQNSGYSPVFWTTDTTFLEPPFSEQELDNYSSRNHIRGVDFNHAGIENRVISRILCINSSYDVVEPHLSTPLDDARNVEGRIWLYEDGTFGFGFVGSNSIIDLRNVSSAGCILDTLH; encoded by the exons ATGCCCAAATCCCAAGGCGCGCGCGCACATCGAGATCTCACGAGCCGCTGCCACCGCGTCGACGCTCGAGACCCTAACCCTAGATCTCTCATCGCCACCATGGGGAGCtcaccgacggcggcggcggggtcggGCACGGCGCTGGAGGACCTGCCGGAGGACGCGCTTCTCTCGATCCTCACCCTCCTCGCGCCgtccgacgccgccgccgcgaccTGCGCTtgccgccgcctcgccgccgccgcgtcatcTCCAGCGCTCCCGCTCGCCCTCGCGctccgcctcggcctcccgccgccgccgcgcccgctcCTTCCCCCCGCCTCCTGCCCCGCCACCGCGCGGCGCCTCCTCCGctccctccaccgcctccgGCGCCTACTCGGCCTCTGGCGCCGCCTCCCCTCCGTCTCCACCTCCCAATTCCCGCCCTCCCCGTCCCTCGCCGCGTTCGAGTGGGCACCCTCCGCCACGCTCGCGGCCTCCCTCCTCGCGCCCTCCTCCGCGTacggcggcggcgtcgaggTCTCCAAGTCCCCCTTCGTGACGCTCTCCATCGCCGAGTCCGGCGACACGGTGGCGGCGATCGGGGACATGCCGGTCTGCGTCAATTTCGTCGGGAACAACCACATtgtggtggaggcggcggcagtGAACGTTGAGGGTGAGGAAATGGTGAGTGGCTCGCCACCGGAGGAGATTTACGCGCACTTTGCGAATAGGAGAAGCCCTGGGGccgggaggaggcggaggggcaggcaggggaggagagggggcgGGATGGAAGCCGAGCACTTCGTGAGGATCGCGGATGCCGAGCCAACTAAGGCGCGACCACTGCAGGGGCTGTGGAAG GGTATATGCGAGGATAGGACTCTGGAATTTTACCTTGTCACCTATGATGACATTGGTGGAGTAACTTGTCAACGATTTAGTGATACAAGGAGCCAAAACTCTGGATACTCTCCTGTCTTTTGGACTACAGATACTACATTTCTTGAACCACCATTCTCTGAGCAAGAGCTGGATAATTATAGTAGCCGCAATCATATCCGAGGTGTGGATTTCAACCATGCAGGCATTGAGAACAGGGTTATCTCTCGGATATTGTGCATCAATTCCAGTTATGATGTGGTTGAACCTCATCTCTCTACTCCCTTAGATGATGCGAGGAATGTGGAGGGAAGGATTTGGCTATATGAGGATGGAACCTTTGGGTTTGGATTTGTAGGCAGCAATTCAATTATAGATCTGAGGAATGTTTCCTCAGCTGGTTGTATTCTTGATACTTTGCACTAA